From Brienomyrus brachyistius isolate T26 chromosome 21, BBRACH_0.4, whole genome shotgun sequence, the proteins below share one genomic window:
- the LOC125716669 gene encoding uncharacterized protein C22orf31-like isoform X2, whose amino-acid sequence MMEEVTVIQEADQRQQKARDERRALNEADLPDLQPLPPKDPTDPALEALWEARRTEPLRIHGRSVEEYRAMYRRLVEPRLLYPSGRPRPHSLDLGRRIKQRLWVAVSCPKFTEQVGDKNIIDIAETSGNPGLKGYAPLIEVDVWDEPPAKEPPKKRARH is encoded by the exons ATGATGGAGGAG GTTACAGTGATTCAAGAGGCAGATCAGAGGCAGCAGAAGGCCCGGGACGAGCGTCGAGCCCTAAATGAAGCGGATCTCCCGGATCTCCAACCCTTACCCCCAAAGGATCCCACAGACCCAGCCTTGGAGGCTCTTTGGGAGGCCAGGAGGACAGAGCCGCTGAGGATCCACGGGCGCAGCGTGGAGGAGTACAGGGCGATGTACCGGCGGCTCGTGGAACCAAGGCTGCTCTACCCTTCTGGCCGACCTCGCCCCCACTCCCTCGATCTGGGGCGCAGGATAAAGCAGCGCCTGTGGGTTGCCGTCTCCTGCCCGAAATTCACCGAACAGGTGGGAGACAAAAATATAATTGACATCGCGGAGACCTCTGGCAACCCGGGGCTGAAGGGTTATGCCCCCCTGATCGAGGTCGATGTGTGGGACGAGCCCCCGGCCAAAGAGCCTCCAAAGAAGAGAGCGAGACATTAG
- the LOC125716669 gene encoding uncharacterized protein C22orf31-like isoform X1 encodes MMEESQVTVIQEADQRQQKARDERRALNEADLPDLQPLPPKDPTDPALEALWEARRTEPLRIHGRSVEEYRAMYRRLVEPRLLYPSGRPRPHSLDLGRRIKQRLWVAVSCPKFTEQVGDKNIIDIAETSGNPGLKGYAPLIEVDVWDEPPAKEPPKKRARH; translated from the exons ATGATGGAGGAG TCTCAGGTTACAGTGATTCAAGAGGCAGATCAGAGGCAGCAGAAGGCCCGGGACGAGCGTCGAGCCCTAAATGAAGCGGATCTCCCGGATCTCCAACCCTTACCCCCAAAGGATCCCACAGACCCAGCCTTGGAGGCTCTTTGGGAGGCCAGGAGGACAGAGCCGCTGAGGATCCACGGGCGCAGCGTGGAGGAGTACAGGGCGATGTACCGGCGGCTCGTGGAACCAAGGCTGCTCTACCCTTCTGGCCGACCTCGCCCCCACTCCCTCGATCTGGGGCGCAGGATAAAGCAGCGCCTGTGGGTTGCCGTCTCCTGCCCGAAATTCACCGAACAGGTGGGAGACAAAAATATAATTGACATCGCGGAGACCTCTGGCAACCCGGGGCTGAAGGGTTATGCCCCCCTGATCGAGGTCGATGTGTGGGACGAGCCCCCGGCCAAAGAGCCTCCAAAGAAGAGAGCGAGACATTAG
- the LOC125716677 gene encoding SUN domain-containing ossification factor-like isoform X2 — protein sequence MENMDLYMLNPCSNKIWFVIELCEPIQVKQLDIANFELFSSTPKDFLVSISDRYPTNKWMKLGTFHAQDKRTVQSFPLDEQLYAKYVKVGPAPMHHGRCQGQSARAGQSVDRVLRDFPAQPLLSHQ from the exons ATGGAGAACATGGACCTCTACATGCTCAACCCCTGCAGCAACAAGATCTG GTTTGTCATAGAGCTGTGCGAACCCATCCAGGTGAAGCAGCTGGACATCGCCAACTTTGAGCTGTTCTCTTCCACGCCCAAGGACTTCCTGGTGTCCATCAGCGACCG GTATCCGACCAACAAGTGGATGAAGCTGGGCACCTTCCACGCCCAGGACAAACGCACGGTGCAGAGCTTCCCGCTGGACGAGCAGCTCTACGCCAAATACGTCAAGGTAGGGCCAGCCCCGATGCATCATGGGAGATGCCAAGGACAGTCTGCCAGAGCTGGTCAGAGCGTTGATCGAGTCCTAAGAGATTTTCCAGCACAGCCCCTCTTAAGCCATCAGTAA